The genomic DNA CCGACCAGTCCGTCAATTTCAAAAAGCCTTGCGGCGATCTCTGATTTCTCCGCCTCCTCCTTGCTATTAAAAATCTCCATCCCGCTTTGAACAACCTGCTTGCTGAAAACAAATTTCATGCTATTCGGATTGGGTGTAGGTTGAAACCGGATCGGATTCTCCTTCATTTTAACTATACCCTTTTGGCTTGTTCGTCTGCATGGTATGAACTTCGAACCAAGGGACCGGATTCAACGTGAGGGATGCCGAGTTCTTCTCCCATTTTTTTCAACTGGACAAACTCATCCGGAAGATAATAACGTTTAACAACCAAATGATTTCGAGTCGGCTGAAGATATTGGCCTATTGTCAAAATATCGCATTTCAGGGCAACCAGATCTTCCATCACACGCTTGATTTCATCTTCGGTTTCGCCCAGCCCAATCATGATTCCCGTCTTGGTCAGGAGGTCTTTCTTCCTGGATTGCCGCAAAAGTTGAATGGAGCGACAATATTTCGCCTGAGGTCTAACCCATGCGTACAACCGAGGAACTGTCTCCAGGTTATGGTTTAGAATATCGGGCCGGGCATCAAAAATTCTTGAAAGCGCGGTGTCTGAA from Nitrospirota bacterium includes the following:
- a CDS encoding NifU N-terminal domain-containing protein encodes the protein MKENPIRFQPTPNPNSMKFVFSKQVVQSGMEIFNSKEEAEKSEIAARLFEIDGLVGVFMMENFVSVNKMPGGNWGVIVPKVMDILKSL